ATCTGAAACTGAAGAAAACGGTAAAGTGTCGTTGAATGCCTGACTGCTAGAAAGAGAAAAACCTCAAAATGAAATAATGAATATACATCTGCACTGAAAATGAGACAATGAgggaaaaaaaaggaaaagactGAAACTAAAACTGAGATAATGAGGAACAAATAGGACTGAAACTAATTGAACTGAGAATCTGAAACACTGAAGAAAGAAATCAAAGAATGAACGACTGAAAAATTTATGAATCTTCAACAAAAAATTCACCCTGCAAAACTATGaatttgaaaaattcaaagaaaCCAAAAAGAGCACTATGAACTAAGTCTGAAATAACTGAATCTGTAACCTGATACATAAAAGCACTATGCAGATTCAGAGGAAATTCCCCCTGATTGTTGTTATCAAAGGAAATAAAAACCCACGAGACGAGCGCCAAGATTCGGGGGTGACAAATCGAACGGGAGCGAAATCAATTTTCAATAGACTGGAAAATAGTAAAAATGGAATTTATTAATATATAAACGCTTTGTTGGGATCTGACTCAATGAATATAATTGTGTAAAAAATATCATAATAATCCTAGGACTTGTTTTTTGTGTAATTTATTTGTGAGCATGATTTTTGGGATGATGCACAAGAACCAAGAGTAGTCTGAAGAGATTTATGTGTTTGATAAAAAAATGCTTCAAAAGTTGTTTCTTACATTAAGACTTGGAAAAGGACATGGATTATCTTCTCCCCAGCTCAAATACATCCACATAAACAGTAAATTAAAAAAAAACAAATAGTAAAAGATGATATATTTTTTGGATGAACTTCAACTAACATCGTGCAAAAATTCACCTTGAAAAGACATCCGTAGAGGAATGTGCAAAAAAAAAATTCTGAACTTAAAAAAACGAATTTTGGAGCACTCATTTTTTTTGTTATCTTGGCACACACCTCTATCCACTCAATGAATCTCTTCAACACATAAGAGCATCGATTCCCCGAAGCTACATCACGCCACACTGCTCACCGGCAATCTTGGTCCACAGCAATCTTGGTCTCGGACATGCCGGCCGGGCTCTCGCACGGGCCATCACGATTGAGTGCCGCTGCTCTTTCCGCCCGACCCCGAAGAAGCGCCACTCGATCTATGGCAAGCTCTGCCATCCGGCGCTCAACGCGGGCGGGATCACGCCGCTCCCTCGCGATCttcacggccacctcctccaGCTTCTTCAGCCTGCGCTTGATCGTCTTCAGAGCCAGCTCTGTGCGCGCGCCGTCCTCGAGCGCCTCCCGCATCGGCGCCAACATCTCGCCGTACATCTCCTGGATAACCTCCCGGCACTCGCGGCTGGGGTAGAGTTCCTCGAACGTACGCGGCCGCGCGTGGTCGCCCGGCGACGGCTTGATTTCTTCCGGCGGTTCCTTCGCCGGCTCGGCTTCCTCCCGTGATTTCTTCTTTGGCTTGAGTTCTTGTAGTGCTTTCTTGGTGCGTCTCATGGTGACCACCAGCTTGGTGTACGCGGTCTCAAACTCCCACGCCTCCCTAAACTTGGAGAATTTGTCGCCGCTCTTCGGGGCATCAACGGCCGAGGAGGCGCGTTGGTTGGTCGTCTTCCGTTCGTCGACGCGGGGTTTCTTCTTGCACGCGGCATCGACTCGGATCGTGGCCGTTCCGGCAGCGGGGGCCTTGCGCTTGGGTGCAGGAGCACGGTGCTCTTCCGGCGGCTCCTTCTTGGGGCGACGCCTCAGAAAGTCACGCCCCGTCGGAAGGTACTCCGTGAAACCGCGGAGGAGATGGCCGTGCGCCGACCCGAAAATCCTCCGGGCCTCGTCGTAGATTTGATTCGCGTCGAGCTTGACCTCCGACCTAACGTTGAAGAGCAGCGCGAGGACCCTGTCGTAGAGCCCGGCGTCCGCCAGCTTCACCCGCTCGAGGAACCGCATGGCCCCGGCACAGTCGGCGTCGACGGAGGCGGCCGCCGGGTGGCGGCGCTCCCTCTTGGGCCGCTTGGGCGGATCATCATCGCGGACGGGCTCGGCTTCGTGCTGAGCAGGACGGCGGAGAAAGGGGTTGTAGGTGTCGAAACGCTGGATGAGATCGGGATGGCCGTGGAGGAGCGCGTACGCCCTGGCCACGACGGCGGGGATGTCGACGATCTCGCGCCTGCTGAAGCGCGCGAAGAGGTCGAGAAACTCCGCGGTGACGTCCAGATCGGGCGCGAAGCATGCTTTGACCTGCTCCAGGAGGGATAGGGCGTCGTACACCGCGGGCTGCGGAAAGCTATCTAGCAGCTGCTCCATGGCGGCGGCTCCCTCGGCCTCGATCGTCTCGGCCGGCGGCGCGGGTTATTTTTCTGTAGTGCGGACCGGACGGGTGGGGGGTTTCAGATTTGACGTTCTCGTCACTTATAGaaagaaaagagaagaaaaagaaagggttTCGGACTTCACGGATGGATCAGGGGCGCTTCGTTACACGCCGTGGCCGTTTCGTGTCGTGATCGTGTTCAGCCCTGAATCCGTGACAGGAGTGGATACGGTCTGTAATTTTGGAGCGCCGGTACGTAGCGCAAGATCATCATCGATTAAATCGCGGGAACAACTCGTAGCATTCGGACCTCTGCCAACGCCAGCGTCTGACTAATCTGCCCGACCAAAAACCCCTCTCGCGCCCCCCGCGCTTTCCAGCCCTCTAGAGCGGCCGCTCCGCATTGATGCCCGCTCAAAGAGGACGTGACCGCTCGCCGGCGCCAATATTGAAGTGACATGTCGGCCGAGGGCGCCACCCACGCCGCATTCCTGGTCTACACGTCTGTTCAATGTTGGAGAGATGTTTAGTGGACGAGACGGATGGATATCTACCATGCCCATTCAATATCGGTCCCTTCGTCTGCCGCCATTCAACATATTGCCGACCGAGAAACCAACTCCGGCGCCACACATttacgcacccggacgcttggcctcgtCGACATCCACTATTTAAAGGCGGCCACACCCGGTGAACATCACACACAACCCCATCTGCTCCACGTCTTCCTCCCGTGCATCACATCTGCCATGACCGCCAACAGGAACGCTCTGTGGGAGAGCCCGTCGACGAAGATGAAGCATGAGGCCGCCGCCCCTTGCGGCCGC
The sequence above is a segment of the Aegilops tauschii subsp. strangulata cultivar AL8/78 chromosome 6, Aet v6.0, whole genome shotgun sequence genome. Coding sequences within it:
- the LOC109740304 gene encoding uncharacterized protein, whose amino-acid sequence is MEQLLDSFPQPAVYDALSLLEQVKACFAPDLDVTAEFLDLFARFSRREIVDIPAVVARAYALLHGHPDLIQRFDTYNPFLRRPAQHEAEPVRDDDPPKRPKRERRHPAAASVDADCAGAMRFLERVKLADAGLYDRVLALLFNVRSEVKLDANQIYDEARRIFGSAHGHLLRGFTEYLPTGRDFLRRRPKKEPPEEHRAPAPKRKAPAAGTATIRVDAACKKKPRVDERKTTNQRASSAVDAPKSGDKFSKFREAWEFETAYTKLVVTMRRTKKALQELKPKKKSREEAEPAKEPPEEIKPSPGDHARPRTFEELYPSRECREVIQEMYGEMLAPMREALEDGARTELALKTIKRRLKKLEEVAVKIARERRDPARVERRMAELAIDRVALLRGRAERAAALNRDGPCESPAGMSETKIAVDQDCR